Proteins co-encoded in one Ruegeria pomeroyi DSS-3 genomic window:
- a CDS encoding GntR family transcriptional regulator — protein MKQQKRTSFHAVRDEVKRRIESRIWPQGTLLPTESDLAEEFGCARATVNRALRELAEQGFVERKRKSGTRVKTAPVRQARFEISLARRVVEEQNGDYRYALVERAEIAAPAWLSSQLGLPPGTRVLHLLCMHYADNRPFQLEERWVSLAAVPAMEQADLSRIGPTEWLMTAIPFTDAEIAFGAIGADSRLAEFLSTSVGMPVMQMERTTWLKGQPVTFARLTHHPGFRVRTAY, from the coding sequence TTGAAACAGCAGAAGCGAACCAGCTTTCATGCCGTCCGTGACGAGGTGAAACGCCGGATCGAAAGCCGGATCTGGCCGCAGGGAACATTGCTTCCGACCGAGTCGGACCTGGCCGAGGAATTCGGCTGCGCCCGGGCCACCGTGAACCGGGCATTGCGCGAACTTGCCGAACAGGGATTTGTCGAGCGCAAACGCAAGAGCGGCACCCGGGTCAAGACGGCGCCCGTGCGCCAGGCCCGTTTCGAAATCTCGCTGGCCCGCCGCGTGGTCGAGGAGCAGAACGGCGATTACCGCTATGCCCTGGTCGAGCGGGCGGAGATCGCCGCGCCGGCCTGGCTGAGCTCGCAACTGGGTTTACCCCCTGGCACCCGCGTGCTGCATCTTTTGTGCATGCATTACGCCGATAACCGGCCCTTCCAGCTGGAGGAACGTTGGGTCAGCCTGGCCGCCGTGCCCGCGATGGAGCAGGCGGATCTGAGTCGGATCGGCCCCACCGAATGGCTGATGACCGCGATTCCCTTTACCGATGCCGAGATCGCCTTTGGCGCCATCGGCGCCGACAGCCGCCTGGCCGAGTTCCTGTCGACCTCGGTCGGCATGCCGGTGATGCAGATGGAGCGCACCACCTGGCTGAAGGGTCAGCCGGTGACCTTTGCCCGGCTGACCCATCACCCGGGCTTTCGCGTTCGGACCGCCTATTAA